A window of Bacillus sp. E(2018) contains these coding sequences:
- a CDS encoding SLAP domain-containing protein produces the protein MQKLEFESAWDKTIARQDRDEIERVFSKLHSVEDKRQQAVILKTAYNHKKEFLVTVLVNNYSTEPFSLVGKKVLYEEEEHTIGDMDSRYTLEVPPETSMPWTFIFPEAALRSQPSREYGKLIII, from the coding sequence TTGCAAAAACTGGAGTTTGAATCAGCGTGGGACAAGACTATAGCCCGCCAAGACAGAGACGAGATAGAACGAGTCTTTTCTAAGTTGCATTCAGTAGAAGATAAGAGACAGCAGGCTGTGATTTTGAAAACAGCTTATAACCATAAAAAAGAATTTTTAGTGACTGTGCTTGTAAATAATTATTCGACAGAGCCCTTCTCTTTAGTCGGCAAAAAAGTGCTGTATGAAGAAGAGGAGCATACGATCGGTGATATGGATTCCCGTTATACATTGGAAGTTCCTCCTGAAACAAGTATGCCATGGACGTTTATTTTTCCAGAAGCAGCACTAAGAAGCCAGCCATCTCGAGAGTATGGAAAATTAATCATCATATAA
- a CDS encoding lysophospholipid acyltransferase family protein, whose protein sequence is MLRTIIWFIYFWGILLKLIPSLNRVKKFYEAGKIEERDRLVDQKVKEWSTSLVKLSGTRVTVSGEEHIPKDTAVLFVSNHQGNFDIPILLGYIQKPKAFISKIEVKKMPFIGTWMEQLNCLFMDRKNVRQSVQAINEGAKLLKTGTSLVIFPEGTRSKGDDMSEFKAGSFKLATKSGVPIIPVTINGSYKIMEQQKFWIKPADVHLTVHPPIYPEQHQDAKELARVSEEIIKNGVKKAVS, encoded by the coding sequence GTGTTGAGAACGATTATTTGGTTTATTTATTTTTGGGGAATTTTATTAAAGTTGATTCCTTCATTAAACCGTGTGAAAAAGTTTTATGAAGCCGGAAAGATTGAAGAGCGTGACCGGTTGGTTGACCAGAAAGTAAAAGAGTGGTCAACTTCGCTCGTTAAACTTAGTGGAACGCGTGTAACCGTTAGTGGTGAGGAACATATTCCGAAAGATACCGCTGTTCTTTTTGTCAGCAATCACCAAGGTAACTTCGATATTCCGATTCTTTTAGGCTATATCCAGAAGCCGAAAGCGTTTATCTCGAAGATTGAGGTAAAGAAGATGCCGTTTATCGGGACGTGGATGGAGCAGTTGAATTGCTTATTCATGGACCGTAAAAATGTCAGACAGTCTGTGCAAGCGATCAACGAGGGAGCTAAACTGTTGAAGACTGGAACTTCTCTTGTAATTTTTCCTGAAGGAACAAGAAGTAAAGGCGACGATATGTCAGAGTTTAAAGCCGGAAGTTTTAAACTGGCCACTAAATCTGGAGTACCAATCATACCTGTTACGATCAACGGCTCATATAAAATTATGGAACAACAAAAGTTCTGGATTAAGCCAGCGGACGTACACCTTACTGTTCATCCACCGATTTATCCTGAACAACATCAAGATGCAAAAGAATTGGCAAGGGTGTCAGAGGAAATCATTAAAAACGGTGTAAAAAAAGCCGTTTCTTAA
- a CDS encoding permease, with translation MKDLATRDVIRKEMIGLLLLAIFIISFLFMEEIKNDSVFDNLPSSIMHVNTVFLSILIEAVPFILLGVFVSALIQTFVTEQHIQRLIPKNPFLGIGVVLFMGIIFPVCECAIIPVVRRLIKKGLPLHLGTVFLLTVPIVNPVVILSTFYAFRNNMAVVYGRIGLALLVAIIIGLIVYWIFRNKDQLRSHIEHGAHDHSHGITMSRWKQTVYHASDEFFDTGKFLIFGAFLASMFQVFINRNDLLELGGNEWSSTGLMMGLAFLLSICSEADAFIAASFGSTFTVGSIIAFLVYGPMLDVKNMLMMFAYFKTRFVFVLMGLITLTVFAVTMVYQFVV, from the coding sequence ATGAAGGACCTTGCAACAAGAGATGTTATAAGAAAAGAAATGATAGGACTTTTATTGCTAGCTATCTTTATTATTTCTTTTCTATTTATGGAAGAGATTAAAAATGATTCGGTATTTGATAACTTACCGAGTTCTATCATGCATGTGAACACCGTATTTTTAAGTATATTAATAGAGGCCGTTCCTTTTATCTTATTAGGAGTTTTCGTTTCGGCCCTAATTCAAACGTTTGTAACGGAACAGCATATTCAGCGGTTGATCCCTAAGAATCCATTTTTGGGTATCGGAGTCGTTTTGTTCATGGGAATCATCTTTCCTGTCTGCGAATGTGCCATCATACCTGTCGTAAGACGCTTGATCAAAAAAGGACTTCCGCTTCACCTCGGAACGGTTTTCTTGTTAACCGTACCAATTGTAAATCCAGTCGTTATTTTATCCACCTTTTACGCTTTTCGTAACAATATGGCAGTCGTTTATGGCAGAATCGGACTGGCCCTTCTTGTCGCAATTATCATCGGATTGATTGTTTATTGGATTTTTCGCAATAAAGATCAACTCAGGTCACACATAGAACACGGTGCTCATGATCATTCACATGGTATAACGATGAGTCGCTGGAAGCAAACGGTGTATCACGCATCTGACGAGTTCTTTGATACTGGGAAGTTCCTTATTTTTGGTGCGTTCTTAGCGAGTATGTTCCAAGTGTTCATCAATCGTAATGATCTATTGGAGCTTGGTGGCAATGAGTGGTCATCAACAGGGTTGATGATGGGACTCGCTTTCTTACTATCCATTTGTTCAGAGGCGGATGCTTTTATCGCCGCATCATTCGGAAGTACGTTTACAGTAGGTTCAATCATCGCGTTCTTAGTTTATGGACCGATGCTTGATGTGAAGAACATGCTTATGATGTTTGCTTATTTTAAAACGCGTTTTGTTTTTGTGTTAATGGGGTTAATAACACTGACCGTATTTGCTGTAACGATGGTGTATCAATTTGTGGTATAG
- a CDS encoding NAD(P)-dependent oxidoreductase, with product MQSVGFIGTGVMGKSMAGHLMNAGYPVHVYTRTKAKAEDLLEKGANWADTPKEIAQNCDVIITMVGYPKDVEEVYLGAEGLVAHAKEGSYLIDMTTSSPQLAQKIERTAAERNIATLDAPVSGGDIGARDAKLSIMVGGSESAFHDIEPIFSKMGTNVVYQGKAGSGQHTKMCNQIAIASGMMGVCEAILYAEKAGLDPENVLKSIESGAAGSWNLSNLGPRILKGDFAPGFYVKHFIKDMNIALKSAEEMGLLTPGLQLAKKLYDELAEMGEEDSGTHALYKRLANQG from the coding sequence TTGCAAAGTGTTGGATTTATCGGAACAGGTGTAATGGGAAAAAGCATGGCCGGTCACTTGATGAATGCAGGTTATCCAGTCCATGTTTATACGAGAACGAAAGCAAAAGCAGAAGATCTTCTAGAAAAGGGAGCTAATTGGGCAGACACACCAAAAGAAATCGCTCAAAACTGTGATGTGATCATCACGATGGTCGGCTATCCGAAGGATGTGGAAGAAGTCTATCTAGGTGCAGAAGGGTTAGTCGCTCACGCCAAGGAAGGTTCTTATTTAATCGATATGACAACTTCTAGCCCACAGCTTGCACAAAAAATAGAACGCACAGCAGCTGAACGGAATATCGCAACCCTTGACGCACCCGTTTCTGGCGGTGATATCGGTGCGAGAGATGCCAAGCTTTCCATCATGGTAGGTGGTTCAGAGTCCGCATTCCACGATATAGAGCCGATTTTCTCTAAAATGGGTACGAACGTTGTTTATCAAGGAAAAGCTGGATCTGGTCAGCATACGAAAATGTGTAATCAAATCGCGATTGCCTCAGGAATGATGGGAGTTTGTGAAGCGATTCTTTACGCAGAAAAAGCAGGATTAGACCCAGAGAACGTGCTAAAAAGCATTGAATCTGGTGCTGCAGGAAGCTGGAACCTTAGCAATCTTGGACCAAGAATTTTAAAAGGAGATTTTGCTCCTGGCTTTTACGTAAAACATTTTATAAAAGATATGAACATCGCTTTGAAATCAGCGGAAGAGATGGGATTATTGACACCAGGATTACAACTCGCGAAAAAGCTATACGACGAGCTTGCTGAGATGGGTGAAGAGGATAGCGGGACACATGCTTTATATAAACGTTTAGCAAACCAAGGGTAA
- a CDS encoding histidine phosphatase family protein: protein MIYVVRHGETDLNKEKRLQGRLGFPLNQIGITQAERLREQLKNIRFDYVFSSPQERAIQTAEIATGRKVSIDSRLDVFDLGEADQLKKSEVIFDGFIPDSNRYKRVENINSYVERVFSFLREIEVSYKPDMHILLSGHRCTTGCIGAYFQGIPQDRNLLKYSSDNGQYKTYTF from the coding sequence ATGATATATGTTGTTCGGCACGGAGAAACGGATTTAAACAAAGAAAAAAGGTTGCAAGGGAGATTAGGCTTCCCCTTAAATCAAATAGGTATCACACAAGCAGAACGTTTAAGAGAACAGCTTAAAAATATAAGATTTGATTATGTCTTTTCTTCTCCACAAGAACGAGCCATTCAGACAGCTGAGATAGCAACTGGGAGAAAGGTTAGTATCGACAGCAGACTTGACGTTTTTGACCTAGGAGAAGCAGATCAGTTGAAGAAAAGCGAAGTCATATTTGATGGATTTATTCCTGATTCTAATCGATACAAAAGAGTAGAAAATATCAATAGTTATGTAGAACGCGTTTTTAGCTTCTTACGCGAAATAGAAGTTAGTTATAAACCAGATATGCATATTCTCCTTTCTGGACATAGGTGTACAACAGGATGCATTGGAGCTTATTTTCAGGGAATCCCACAAGATAGAAATCTTTTAAAATACTCATCTGATAATGGACAGTATAAGACATATACATTTTAG
- a CDS encoding YajQ family cyclic di-GMP-binding protein: MAKESSFDIVSQVDLSEVDNAINIATKEITTRYDFKGSKSEITLDKSSEELVLVSDDEYKLEQLKDVLITKLIKRGVPTKNLDYSKIEQASGGTVRQRAKLVTGIDKDNAKKINVLIKNSGLKVKSQVQDDQVRVTAKSRDDLQQIIALVREANLPIDVQFINYR, encoded by the coding sequence ATGGCTAAAGAAAGTTCATTTGATATCGTTTCACAAGTAGATCTATCAGAAGTAGACAACGCAATTAATATCGCAACAAAAGAAATTACAACTCGTTATGATTTTAAGGGTAGTAAAAGTGAGATTACATTAGACAAATCGAGTGAAGAGCTCGTACTCGTTTCAGATGACGAGTACAAGTTAGAGCAGTTAAAAGACGTATTGATCACAAAGCTGATCAAACGCGGCGTGCCAACGAAAAACTTGGATTACAGCAAAATTGAGCAAGCTTCAGGCGGAACTGTTCGCCAACGCGCAAAGCTTGTAACCGGAATCGATAAAGATAACGCTAAGAAAATCAATGTGTTGATCAAGAATTCTGGACTAAAAGTAAAAAGCCAAGTTCAAGATGATCAAGTTCGTGTAACAGCAAAGAGCCGAGACGACCTTCAGCAGATTATTGCGCTTGTTAGAGAAGCAAACCTGCCGATTGACGTTCAGTTTATCAATTACAGATAA
- a CDS encoding TIGR03943 family protein, whose protein sequence is MMNKESRDFHTYLRGIILIGFMLLLIGLITTGKLNYYVAPKMHIFVYFAIGILGILGVMQFFRRSDEQHDDACGCGVDHTPKGKPLKHFFIYMIFVIPLLTGFMIPEKAMDSSVAEKRGIRYGTGLYAKPAQKTEEGKVTTTQNIDVEAYLDDPEGYIKEMEKNVKEENPVETYDVTAYYKKFGKEQLAKDKVKVTSDHYLDTMTVLDIYLDKFKGKEIETTGFVYREDGMSENQAVIARFSMNCCSADAVVYGTIIEGDGVAKLKADEWYTVTGTIDETELNKVRLPLVQVESLEKIKPLKDPYVYPSPESLGAY, encoded by the coding sequence ATGATGAACAAAGAGAGTCGTGACTTTCATACGTACTTAAGAGGTATCATCTTAATTGGTTTCATGCTTCTGCTAATTGGATTAATTACAACAGGGAAGCTGAATTATTATGTAGCACCAAAAATGCATATCTTCGTCTATTTTGCGATCGGCATCTTAGGAATTTTAGGTGTGATGCAGTTCTTTAGACGATCCGATGAACAGCATGATGACGCATGTGGATGCGGTGTAGATCATACACCAAAGGGAAAACCGCTCAAGCATTTCTTTATCTATATGATCTTTGTAATACCTCTTCTTACAGGATTCATGATCCCTGAAAAAGCGATGGACAGCTCAGTCGCCGAAAAGCGCGGCATTCGTTACGGAACGGGACTGTATGCTAAACCAGCTCAAAAAACGGAAGAAGGTAAAGTAACCACAACACAAAATATTGATGTGGAAGCTTATTTAGATGACCCTGAAGGTTACATTAAAGAAATGGAAAAGAACGTAAAGGAAGAAAATCCGGTCGAAACGTATGATGTTACGGCGTACTATAAAAAGTTCGGGAAAGAACAGTTGGCGAAAGATAAAGTGAAAGTAACATCTGATCACTATCTCGATACGATGACTGTTTTGGATATCTACCTGGATAAGTTCAAAGGAAAAGAAATCGAGACTACCGGGTTCGTGTATCGAGAAGACGGAATGAGTGAGAATCAAGCCGTTATTGCGCGCTTTTCGATGAACTGCTGCAGTGCAGATGCTGTGGTTTATGGAACGATCATTGAAGGCGATGGAGTTGCCAAACTTAAAGCGGATGAATGGTATACCGTTACAGGGACCATTGACGAAACAGAACTAAACAAGGTCCGTCTGCCGTTAGTGCAGGTCGAGTCTTTAGAAAAAATTAAGCCACTTAAGGATCCATATGTGTATCCGAGTCCTGAGAGTTTGGGAGCTTATTAA
- a CDS encoding bifunctional UDP-sugar hydrolase/5'-nucleotidase, whose protein sequence is MEQSIHIYVTSDIHGYVLPLTYANNEKTEIGLAKTAALIKENVYNHFNTFLIDNGDLIQGTPLTYYHAKIDSSTMNPMVHLLNELNYDAAIIGNHEFNYGLPYLYKTIEESRFPWLSANIVHQGTENLVFGQPYVIKTFECGIKVALLGLTTQYVPNWENPEHIKGLSFLDAVETAKKWVPYLRSKSDVIIVSYHGGFEREIGTGEPTETLTKENQAYQLCMEVEGIDVLLTGHQHRLLEGEVNGVTIIQPGTQGTELGYVEVKVHGEGNSWKVKNKEAKLISASDYEPDQQVLNLIQPYESETQNWLDQALGQVDGDMTITDPMLTRLVDHPFIEFINKVQMEAAGVDISSTALFDDHSKGFSKHITMRDIVSNYVYPNTLKVIEITGRDIKDALERSASYFSVNEEGAPIINPAFSIPKPQHYNYDMWEGVDYTIDLSKPIGDRIVTLMYKEKQIENDSLYEVVMNNYRAGGGGDYPMFKGKRVVKDIPIDMSELMANYILIRGTIQATCNHNWRVKVSSFLKK, encoded by the coding sequence ATGGAACAATCCATTCATATTTATGTGACAAGCGATATTCACGGCTATGTTCTCCCGTTAACGTACGCTAATAATGAAAAAACAGAAATAGGGTTGGCAAAAACTGCAGCACTAATAAAAGAAAACGTGTATAACCACTTCAACACCTTCCTCATTGATAATGGAGATCTCATCCAAGGAACACCACTTACTTACTATCACGCAAAAATAGATTCCAGCACTATGAATCCAATGGTTCACCTTTTAAATGAACTGAACTATGATGCTGCGATAATAGGAAATCATGAGTTTAATTATGGTCTTCCGTATCTATATAAGACGATTGAAGAATCTAGATTCCCTTGGCTTTCGGCTAATATCGTGCACCAAGGAACAGAGAACCTTGTTTTTGGACAACCTTATGTAATCAAAACATTTGAGTGTGGCATAAAAGTAGCGCTCTTAGGATTAACAACACAATATGTACCGAACTGGGAGAATCCTGAGCATATTAAAGGTCTTTCCTTTCTAGATGCGGTAGAGACGGCAAAGAAATGGGTTCCTTATTTACGGTCGAAATCAGATGTCATCATTGTGTCTTATCATGGTGGATTCGAGAGAGAGATTGGAACAGGAGAACCGACAGAAACGCTCACGAAAGAGAATCAAGCGTATCAGCTCTGTATGGAGGTTGAAGGGATCGATGTACTTTTAACCGGTCATCAGCATCGGTTACTTGAAGGTGAAGTGAATGGAGTGACGATCATTCAACCTGGAACACAAGGAACTGAGCTAGGCTATGTAGAAGTAAAGGTCCATGGTGAAGGTAATTCATGGAAAGTGAAGAATAAAGAAGCAAAACTGATTTCTGCGAGTGACTATGAACCTGATCAACAGGTCCTGAATCTTATTCAGCCTTATGAGAGTGAAACACAGAATTGGCTGGATCAAGCTTTAGGACAAGTAGACGGAGACATGACGATTACTGATCCGATGTTAACGAGGCTAGTAGATCATCCGTTTATTGAATTCATTAATAAAGTGCAGATGGAAGCGGCAGGTGTAGATATTTCAAGTACTGCTCTATTCGATGATCATTCCAAAGGATTCTCAAAACATATAACGATGCGCGATATCGTTTCAAATTATGTGTACCCAAACACGTTAAAAGTAATCGAGATTACAGGACGAGATATAAAGGATGCACTTGAACGGTCAGCTTCTTATTTTTCTGTGAACGAAGAGGGTGCTCCGATAATCAATCCAGCGTTTTCAATTCCAAAGCCTCAGCACTACAACTACGACATGTGGGAAGGTGTCGATTACACGATCGACCTGTCGAAGCCGATCGGAGACCGTATTGTGACTTTGATGTACAAAGAAAAACAGATCGAAAACGACTCCTTATACGAGGTAGTGATGAACAATTATCGTGCAGGTGGAGGCGGTGATTATCCTATGTTTAAGGGAAAACGTGTGGTGAAGGATATTCCGATTGATATGTCTGAACTGATGGCAAACTATATTTTGATTAGAGGTACGATACAAGCAACGTGCAATCACAACTGGCGTGTAAAGGTTTCATCTTTCTTGAAAAAATAA